Genomic window (Mesorhizobium sp. M4B.F.Ca.ET.058.02.1.1):
ACCTTCCGTCACCAACTGGAGGCCGACATCGAACCGTTCCGGGGCATACTGCTCGGCCTGTTCTTCCTTGCTGTCGGCATGTCGCTCGACTTGCATGTGGTGGCCGCCAACTGGCGGCTGGTGGCCATCTACGTCGTCGCCTACATGGTGATGAAGGCGCTTGGCATCTACCTCGTCGCCCGCATGCTGAAGACCGGTCACCGTGAGGCGCTGGAACGCGCCGTGTTCATGGCGCAGGGCGGCGAATTCGCTTTCGTTCTGTATTCGGCGGCGGCTGCGGTCGGCATCATCGACGGCCAGGCCAATGCGACGCTGACGGCAATTGTCATCATTTCCATGGTACTGACGCCGCTCGCTATCGTTGCGCTGCGCTACGTGACGCCGCGCGACGAGCAGTCACTCGAAGGAGTCGATGTCGCCGAAGGCCTTTCCGGCAGCGTGCTGATCATCGGCTTCGGCCGTTTCGGCCAGATAGCCTCGCAGCCGCTGCTGCTGCGCGGCATCGATGTCTCGATCATCGACAACGAGGTCGAGATGATCCAGGCTGCGGCCGATTTCGGCTTCAAGGTCTATTACGGCGACGGCACGCGGCTGGACATCCTGCACGCGGCCGGCGCCGGGCGGGCGCGTGCGGTGCTGATCTGCGTCGACAAGCCGGAAGCGGCGGTCCGCATCGCGCAATTGATCAAGGCCGAATTCCCGCTGGTCACGATCCTGGCGCGCGCCTTTGATCGCGGCACCGCCCTGCAGCTCATTCGCGCCGGCGTCGACTACCAGCTGCGCGAGACATTCGAATCGGCGCTGGGCTTCGGCGGCTCGGCGCTCGAAGCGCTTGGCGTCGATCCGGAAGACGTCGCCGAGGTGATCGAAGATGTCCGCCGCCGCGACACCGCCCGCTTCGAGACGCAGCTGGCAGAAGGCGTGCGCGCCGGACAGCGCTTCCTGAAAGGCAATATAGGCACGCCGATCCCAACGCCGCTGACGCCGCCGCGCCGTACCGGCCAGGCGCTCAACGAGGAGACGGCCGGCGTGCTGAGCAAATCCGAGCCCGCGGAGGAATAGAGAGATGGCTGAACTGGACAAACGGGCGCTCGCCGTCACCGCATTCTGGCGCGATGCCGGCGAGGATGCCTGGTTCGAGAAGAACGATGCCTTCGACGCGGAATTCCGCAACCGGTTTCTCGACCTGCACTTCGCCGCCGCACGGCGCGAATGCGACGACTGGTGTGAACACGCCGAGGGTTCGCTGGCGCTGATGGTCCTGCTCGACCAGTTTCCGCGCAACTGCTTTCGCGGCACCGGCCATATGTACGCAACCGATCCGCTGGCGCGCCATTTCGCCGGCAAGGCGATCGCCGCCGGCCATGACCTGGCGCTCGAAGAGGACATTCGCTTCTTCCTCTATCTGCCCTTCGAGCATTCGGAGCTGCTCGTCGACCAGGCGCGCTCGGTGGAGCTCACATCCACCAGTGCCCAACCCTATCTGAAATATGCGGTCGAGCACCGCGAGATCATCCAGCGCTTCGGCCGCTTCCCGCACCGTAACCGCATGCTTGGCCGCGAGACGACACCGGAGGAACAGGCCTTCCTCGACGACGGCGGCTTTTCCGGCTGACTTCAGCCAACTGCCGCCGTCGGTCCGCTGTTCCTATTCCAGCCACCAGTCGCGGCCGGACGGCAAGCGCTCGATGCCCGAAATGTCGACGGTGCCGAGGCGTTCCGAGACGCTCTTGCCGCCTATCGCCAGCTCCGGCGCGATTTCGGCCAGGGGCGCCAGCACGAAGGCGCGCTCCAGCATGCGCGGATGCGGCACGTCCAGACCAGTCTCGTGGATGATCCGGTCGCCGAACACCAATATGTCGATATCGATCAGCCGCGGCCCCCAGCGCTCCTCGCGCACCCGCTTCAGCCGGCGCTCCGCGTCGAGGCAAAGGTCGAGCAGTTCGCGCGGGGCGAGTCCGGTCGTGATCGTGGCGGCGGCATTGAGGAAATCGGGCTGGTCGAGCTTGCCCCAGGGCGGCGTGCGGTAGAGCGAGGACACAGCGACGACGCTTGTCTTGTCGTCGCCATCCAGAAGGCGCAGTGCTGCCGCCATCGATCGGGCGGGATCGCCAAGATTGCCGCCAAGGCTGAGGTAGACCGTGTTATTCGGGCCAGACAACTGTCACCTCGACATGGTCGAGCACGCCGGGCACCGGCGCGTTGGGCTTGCGCACGGTGATCTCGGCTCTCTTGATTTGCGGAAACCCCGCCGTCAGCGCCTTGGCCACTTCCAGCGCCAGCGCCTCGATCAGGAAACGCCGGTGCCCGGTGATGATCTTCTCGATCACCGCGAAGGCGACGCCATAGTTGACGGTGTCCTCGATGGAATCCTCGACGAGCGCCCGGCCCGGCTCGACGGTCAGCGCCGCGTCGACGTAAAAACGCTGGCCGAGCGTCTCCTCCTCGTCCAGCACGCCGTGCCGGGCAAAGAAGGCGCAGTTCTTCATGCGGATGACATACATGGCTCAGCGTCCGGAGGGGTCGGTTTCACGCGCCAGCATAGCATCGGCCAGCGCCAGCGCATCCACGTTGATTGCGACATCGTGGACGCGAAATAGATGCGCGCCTTTCAATCTCAAAATGACGCTGGTCGCCGCTGTTCCGGCCCCGCGCCCGAGGGCGTCCCGCCCGGTCACCGCACCGATGAAGCGCTTTCGCGATGTGCCGGCCATCAGCGGGTAACCCAGCGCATGGAGCTCGGAAAACCGCGCCATCAGATCGAGGTTTTCCTCCGCCGTTTCCTTGGCGAAGCCGAAGCCGGGATCGAGCACGATCTGATCGTCGGCGATGCCGCCGGCCCGCGCGATCTGCAGCGATTTCCTGAGAAAGAAAAGCTGATCATCGATGACGTCGGGCAGCTTTCGCCTGCCGCGCCCGGTGTGCATGATGACGAGGCCGGCGCCGTTTTCGGCGGTGACGCGGGCAATGCCCGGCTCGCGCTGCAGGCCCCAGACATCGTTGACGATATGCGCGCCGGCGGCGACGGCCAGACGCGCGGTGTCCTCGCGATAGGTGTCGACCGAGATCAGCGCTTCGCCAGATTTGGCGAGCGCCTCGATGACCGGCAGGACGCGTGCCTGCTCTTCCTGGCCGTTCACGGCTGACGCGCCTGGCCTGGTCGATTCGCCGCCGACATCGATGACGGCGGCGCCCTCCTCCACCATGCGGCGCGCCTGGTCGAGCGCCGCGTCGCGCGCGGCGAACAGCCCGCCATCGGAAAAACTGTCCGGCGTGACGTTGAGGATGCCGACCACGACGGCCTTGCCGCCAAGGTCGAGATGGCGTCCATGCGCCAGCTGCCATCGCCTCGTCGTCATCGTCCGTCAACCATCTTGTGATCCCGCTGGAAATCAAATCCGTTGCGCCGAGAGCGGCCGTAAAGCAAGGTGGCCGAAGAGGCAACATGATGAAACGTTCGCTCGCTTGCGCCCTGATGCTCGCTTTGATGGCCCTGCCGGCCGGCGCGGCCAATCTGGTCAAGACCTACAGCTACTTCGCCATTGGCGGCCGCACGCTGGACGATATCGAGACGCAGCTTTCCAAGCACGGACCGCAGGTGAAAAGCACCGGCTCGCGACACCCGGGCGCGACGCAAATGGCGTTCACCACCCGCGTCAGCTATGCGGAAAGCTCGGGCTCCTGCCGCATCGCCGACGCCATCGTGACCGTCAAGGTCAAGGTGATCCTTCCGGAATGGCGCCGCTCGCGCAAAGCGGATGCCGACGTGAAGCTGTTCTGGGACACGCTGTCGGCCGACATCAAGCGCCATGAGGAACGCCATGTCGAGATCGCCAAGAACCACGCCAGGCAACTGGAGGATGCGCTGAAGGCGAGCTATCCGCAACGGAGTTGCGCCGAGGCCAAGGCGAGAGCCGCGCAGATCACCGCGGCCGAACTCGCCAGGCACGACCAGGACCAGGTGCGGTTCGACCGCGTCGAGAGCGTCAACTTCGAAAGCCGCATCCTGCGGCTGCTGCGCTATCGGATCGAGCGCATCGAGAGCGGCCAGCTGCCGCCCGCCTGATTTTCGCCGGCACCAAGGGCGCCGGTGGCGCAGGCCAATTTCGCCGAAGCATAGTGCCAGGCGGCAAAAACTTTCGAGCCCCTGTCGAAATCGGCCTATATGGGGCGACATATGTCAGGTTCGCTGAGGCGGAGCCTGAGAGCACGAGACATCCAATCGACGCGGTGGATGCGTCGAACCGGCCAAGCCGGCCGCCCTGCCCCCAGGGTGCGCGCAAGCCCACGAAAGAACGAGACCATGGATCAGGCTGTCGACAAGCCGGCGACAATTGCAGCGACGTCGCCGCTGACGGAGAGCGAGAAGAACGCCATCATCGGCGGCGTGCTGTTGTCGATGCTGCTGGCAGCGCTCGACCAGACCATCGTCGCCCCGGCCATGCCGACGATGGCGCATTTGCTCGGCCATGCCGAATATCTGCCGTGGATCGTGACCGCCTATCTGCTCACCGCGACGGCTATGGCGCCACTTTATGGCAAGATTTCCGATGTTCATGGCCGCAGGCCAACGCTCTACGCGGCGATCCTTATCTTTCTCGCCGGATCGCTGGTCAGCGCAATGGCGCCCAACATGCTGGTGCTAGTCGTCGGGCGCGCTATTCAGGGCGCCGGCGGGGGTGGCTTGTTCGCGCTGGCACAGACGGTGATCGGAGACCTCGTGCCGCCGCGTGAGCGGGCGCGTTACGCGGCCTGGATCGCGGGTACCTGGGCTGTCGCCAGCATAGCCGGGCCGCTTTTGGGCGGCACCTTCGCCGAACATCTGCACTGGTCGCTGATCTTCTGGATCAACCTGCCGCTCGGCCTGCTGGCCATGGCAATCATCAACAAGCCGCTGAAGAAGCTGCCGATCGCGGCAAAACATCATCGTATCGATGGTCTCGGCGCGGCGCTGCTGATAGCGACTACTGCCCTGCTGCTACTGGCGCTGAATTGGGGCGGCAGCGCCTACCCCTGGCTGTCGCGCGAAATCCTCGGGCTGCTCGCCTGTTCGGCGGTTATCTGGAGCGCTTTTGCGCTGTGGCTCATGCGCGCCGCCGAGCCGCTGATCTCGCTTGAGGTGCTCAGCAACCCGATCGTGCTGGCCGGCACCTTGTCCTTGTTCCTGCTGCAGGCCGCCAATATCGGCCTGGCGGTCTATCTGCCGGTCTACCTGCAGTCGATCGTCGGGCTTTCGGCCGGTGAATCGGGCATTGCGCTGCTCGGGCTGATGCTTGGCACTGTCGCCGGCGCGACGTTCAGCGGGCGCACGATACCGCGCTTCGTCCATTACAAGCGGATCGCCATGATCGGAGTGAGCTTCGCCATAGTCTGCCTTGGGGTGCTCAGCCTCGTCGCCGGGCATGCCTCCCTTTTGGTCGTTGAAATCCTGACGACCTGCATTGGCCTCGGCAGTGGGACGACGTTTCCGGTTGCGACTGTCTCGGTCCAGAACGCTGTCGATCAGGCGCATCTCGGTGTCGCCACGGGTGTGCTCACCTTCCTTCGTTCTTTGGGCAGCGCCCTTGGGGTGGCAATATTGGGCGCGGTCGCGCTGGGCTATGGCCTGCCATTGGCCGGCGAAGGCGCGCATTCAGCTGGCGCCGCCGCCTCTGCTGAAGCATTCATGATGATCTTCCTCGTCGCGGCGGTAATCCTGCTGATGGCGCTTGCCGCGCTCGGGCTGATGCCGGAAAAGGCGCTTCGCGGCCATCTCGAAACCGCAGCCCCGGTGCTGGCCGAGTAGCGAAGCCTTCAATCGTGGACGCCGAGCTTCTTCTGCAGGCTGGTCGACGAGGTCGTGTACTGGAAGACGATGCGTTCGCCGGGGCTGACGATGCGCTTGGCCGCCTGCGCCATCAACGCCACCTCGTGGAACCCCGACAGGATCAGCTTCAGCTTGCCGGGATACCAGTTGATGTCGCCGACGGCGAAGATGCCGGAGACCGAGGTCTGGAATTTCTCCGTGTCGACCGGGATCAGGTTCTCATGCAGGTTGAGTCCCCACTCCGCGATCGGCCCGAGCTTCATGGTCAGGCCGAAGAAGGGCAGCATGCGAGTGCATGGCACCTCGATGTCGCCGTCAGGTCCCTTGATGGTAGCCGATGAGAGCTGGCCGTCGGCGCCGGTCAGGCCGCTCACCTGGCCGACCTGGAAATCCAGCTGCTTCATCTCCTGCATGGCGTACATCTTGTTGACGCTGTCGGGTGCGGCCCGGAACTCCGGACGGCGGTGGACCAGCGTCACGCTCCTTGCCACCGGCTGCAGGTTCAGCGTCCAGTCGAGCGCCGAATCGCCGCCGCCGACGATGACGAGGTCATGGCCGCGGAAATCCTCCATGCGGCGCACGGAATAGAAGACGCTCTTGGCTTCATAGGATTCGATGCCAGGAATGGGCGGCCGCTTGGGCTGGAACGAGCCGCCGCCGGCGGCGATCACCACCACCTTGGCCTCGAACAGCTCGTCCTCGTCGGTGGTGACGCGGAAGCTGCCGTCATCCAGCTTCTCCAGGCTGGAGACCATGCGATTGTAGGTGAATTCCGGCTTGAACGGGTGGATCTGCTCGAGCAGCTTGTCGACCAGGCCCTGAGCCGTGATCAACGGCCAGCCGGGAATGTCGTAGATCGGTTTTTCCGGATAGAGCTCCGCGCACTGGCCGCCGGGCCGGTCGAGGATGTCGATCAGATGGCACTTCATGTCGAAGAGGCCAAGCTCGAACACGGCGAACAGGCCTACAGGCCCAGCCCCGACGATGAGTACGTCCGTCTTGATCGTGTCACTCATGCGATACGCCTTGTTGCCAATCCGGGGCGAGACTGCATGAGCAACGGCCTGCTGCCAAGCGGCCAAGGCAAAATTTGGCTGGCCGAGGGTCAGCCCTGGCGGGCCGGCACGCGCACGACCAACCCGTCGAGGGCGTCGCGCACCTTGATCTGGCAGGACAGGCGCGAGTTCGGCTGGACGTCATAGGCGAAGTCCAGCATGTCCTCCTCCATCGCCTCCGGCTCGCCGACTTCCGCCGTCCAGGACTCGTCGACATAGACATGGCAGGTTGCGCAGGCGCAGGCGCCGCCGCACTCGGCCTCTATCCCCGGGACGGCGTTGCGGATGGCGTTCTCCATCACGGTCGAGCCGTTTTCGGCATCCATGTCGAACTGTGTGCCGTCATTGGCAATGAAGGTCAGCTTGGTCATTTGTCACCTGAAGGGGAGTTCCAGCCGAGATAATCACTCCGGCGGACAAGTCAACTGCGGCGCGAAAACGCCGCGCCGTGACGTTTTTTCGGAAATCCGGCCAAAGCGCGTCCGGCGGGCGCCGCGCTTAGGTTGTTGTTTCGCACATGTCGCCATCCCGGGACCGCCGCACACCTTTGAGCGATTGTCCTAGCGGCTGATGGCGGCAATGAAATCGCGCACTTCCTCGATTAGCACGCCGAGCCGCTTGAGGGTCTTGATGTCTTCGGGCTGGCCTTCGACGGCCGCGGCGCAATCGGCGATTGCAAACGCACCCACTCCGCGCGCCGAGCCCTTCAGCCCATGCGCCAGGAGCAGCCTCTCCTTGACGTCCGCGTCGAGGATCTTGTCGCGCACGGCAAGCGCCTGCTGTACGAACAACGCCAGCACCTCCTGCTCGAGAACGCGATCGCCCATCGTCTGGCGCGAAAGATGCGCGAGATCCACAGGTCGTGACTGGGCCGTTCCCGAAACGTCGCCGCCGGGCATGGAAAAGGCAATGCCGCTTTCGCCGCGCATGGATATTGCAGCTCCTAGGTGTCTGACTGCCTGGAAAACTAGGCGAATCCCGTAGCAAACGGGTTAATGATTGGTCTGAAAAAATGTTGACAGGGAGGCGCCGAAATCACGTCTCCGTTAACCCTATATTTAAAGTTTTACGTATCGCCCAGAATGCAGGTTTTCTTTACCCCTGTGTGTCATTACGATACGAGGGTCCATTTTCAGCCTCCTGCGTGGGATAAGACAAGCCAGAATCTCGGGCCAAAATCATAAGTTCCTCGGCAGCTAGTACAGGGTAGCGAAGGCATGGCGAAGAAACCAACGACACGAACTCTCGACAGCGACGTAGCCAAGGAACTCGAACGGGCGCTCGACCTGGATTTGAGCGTAGAGGGAGATGGCGACGGCGGCCTCGATATGGCGGCGTCGATGGAAGACCTGGAAGCGCAGATTTCAGCCGCGGCTGACGAGCTGGCGCGCGAAGGGCGCAGCCAGAAGGAGGAGCCGGCGGTCGTTCAGAACCAGAACGCAAAACCAGCACACAACACGCAGCCGGCGGCGAAGCCCAAGCCGGCCGAGTTGCGTCCGGTTGAAACGCGCAACGGCGCGCAGCCGGCCGGCTTCACCCCGGCCAATGATGACCGCCAGAAGGATTATCGCACGCTGCTGCACGGTCTCAACCGGCGCGCGTCGAGCACCATCTACTGGGTCGTGGCGTTCATTTCGCTGGCCTGGATCGCCGGCGCCGGCGGCCTGGCCAACCTCCTGTTCGGCCCGGGCATCTGGAAAATCCGCACCGTCGACCAGTTCTTCGCCCGCCCCGAGCTGATCGGCCTCGCGGTCGCGGCGATCATCCCCGTCATTTTGTTCTGGGCGTTCGCGGCGATGGTGCGCCGGGCCCAGGAGATGCGCATTGCGGCGCAGTCGATGACGGAAGTGGCCTTCCGCCTGGCCGAGCCGGAGAACCTTGCCCAGGACCGCGTCATGATGATCGGTCAGGCCGTGCGCCGCGAGGTGGCGGCGATGGGCGAAGGCATCGAACGCACGCTGGCGCGTGCCGTCGAGCTGGAAACGCTGGTGCACAGCGAAGTCAACCAGATCGAGCGGTCCTATTCGGAGAACGAAGCCCGCATCCGCTCGCTGGTCGACGGTCTCGGCAGCGAGCGCGAAGCCGTCGTCACCCATGCCGAGCGCGTCCGCGCCTCGATAGCCAGCGCGCATGAGACGCTTAGGGACGAGATCGGCTCGGCCAGCGACATCATCCGCGACTCGATCCTCAATGCCTCGACCAAGCTGTCGATGACGATCAACAATTCCGGCGACACGCTGATCGACCGCATCAACGAGAGCTCGATGTCGATCTTCGATTCTGTCGAAGGCCGGCTCGATACGATCACCGACCGGCTGTCGACCTCGGGCGAGGCCTTCGCCAGCCTGCTCGATACGCGTATCGCCAAGCTGACCGACACCACCGACGGCCTCACCCGGTCGCTGACCGACCTGCTCGACGACCGCACCAGCGGCATGGTTTCGCTGCTCGGCGGCGCCGCTCGCACGCTGAGCTCCGAGTTCGAAAACAGCCTCAGCGGCATAGAGCGCACGCTGGCCGAGCGCGGCCAGGCTTTGATCAGCGAATTCCAGACCCGCGCCGAAGCGCTCGACACCGGCACTCAGAAACTCAACGCCGCGCTCGAGGCGCGCGCGCGCCAGATCAACGAGACGCTGGTCGAACGCGCACGCGAGATCGCCCACACTTTCGCCGAGAGCAAGGACCAGCTGTCGGCGATGATCGACCAGGGCAAGACCCAGATCGGCGCGGACATGGCCGACATCGTCTCGTCAACCTCCTCCATGCTCGAGGCCCGCGCCAGCGACTTCGCCGGCCGCATGGAAGCCGCCCGCCATGTCGTGTCGCGTTCCTTCGACAGCGACATCCAGCGGCTCGCGGATGCCCGCGTCGGCATCGAGGAAGCGGTGGAGAACCACAGCCGCAAGCTCTCGGAAAGCCGTGACCGCATGGCTGCCGCCATGCAGGCCGACCTGGCGACGTTCGCCGAAAGCCGCGCCGGAATCGATGCAGCCGTGACCGACCAGGTGCAGAAGCTGGCGGAAGGCCGCAACCTTATCGCTCGCGCGCTGGAAGAGGATCTGCGCAAGGTCAACGAATCGCGCGCCGCCATCGACGCATCGCTCGGCAGCCATCTGGAGCAGCTCGAAGAGGGTCGCAACCGGCTTGCCCAGGCTTTGAATGAAGACTCAGGAAAACTCGTGCAAGCCCGTACGATCATTGATGAAATGGTTGCCGGGCATGTCGGGAAGCTCGCCGAGGGGCGCAACATTCTGTCGCGTGCCCTGGAAGCCGATCTCAGCAAGCTGGCCGACAGCCGCGCCAGCATTGATGGGCTGGTCGCCGGCCAGGTCGAGAAGATCGGCGAAGGCCGCTCCGTGCTTGCCAAGGCGCTCGAGACCGACATCATCGGCATCAGGAACCTGATCGAGACCCACTCCGCCAAGCTCGCCGAAGACAGGGGTGAGCTCAGCCGTTCGCTGGAGAGCGACCTGTCGGGCATCAGGAACCTGATCGAGGGTCATTCCGTCAGGCTGGCCGACGACCGCAGCTTGCTGTCGCAGACGCTCGAAGCCGACCTCGCCAAGCTGGCGGAGGGCCGGGCCAGCATCGACGGGCTGGTCGCAGGCCAGGTCGAAAAGCTCGCCGAGGGCCGCGATATCCTCAAGCGCGCGCTCGAGGCCGATATCAGCACGATCAAGGGCGCCATCGCCGGTCATTCCGAGCGGGTCGCGGAAGAGCGCAGCCAGCTATCCAAGGCCCTGGAAGCCGATCTGCAGAACGTCAACAGCCTGATAGCGGATCACACGAACCGGCTCGTCCAGGATCGCTCGACGCTGTCGCAGGCCCTGCAGGACGACCTGCAGAACGTGAACGGCATCATGGCCGATCACCAGAACCGGCTGGTCCAGGACCGTTCGACGCTGGCCAAGGCGCTTGAGGACGACCTCGCCAAGCTGGCTGAGAGCCGCTCCAGCATTGACGGGCTGGTCGCCGGCCAAGTCGAGAAGCTTGCCGAGGGCCGCGATATCCTCAAGCGCGCCCTGGAAGCCGATCTCAACACGATCCGCAGCGCGATTGCCGACCAGTCGCAGAAACTCACCGACAACCGCGCGGAATTCGCACGCGTGCTGGAAGCCGATCTGGAGAACGTCAACGGCCTTCTCCAGGGCCACAGCGACAGGCTTGCCCAGGATCGATCGGCGCTTTCCAAGGCGCTCGAGGACGATCTCGCCAAGCTGGCCGAGAGCCGCTCCAGCATCGACGGGCTGGTCGCTGGCCAGGTCGAGAAGCTTGCCGAGGGTCGCGATATCCTCAAACGCGCCCTGGAAGCGGACCTGCAGAAGCTCGCCGCGGGCCGCAGCGAGATCGACGACATCATCGCCGGTCATGTTGGCAAGCTGGCCGAAGGCCGAGACATGCTGTCCCGTGCGCTGG
Coding sequences:
- a CDS encoding kinesin: MAKKPTTRTLDSDVAKELERALDLDLSVEGDGDGGLDMAASMEDLEAQISAAADELAREGRSQKEEPAVVQNQNAKPAHNTQPAAKPKPAELRPVETRNGAQPAGFTPANDDRQKDYRTLLHGLNRRASSTIYWVVAFISLAWIAGAGGLANLLFGPGIWKIRTVDQFFARPELIGLAVAAIIPVILFWAFAAMVRRAQEMRIAAQSMTEVAFRLAEPENLAQDRVMMIGQAVRREVAAMGEGIERTLARAVELETLVHSEVNQIERSYSENEARIRSLVDGLGSEREAVVTHAERVRASIASAHETLRDEIGSASDIIRDSILNASTKLSMTINNSGDTLIDRINESSMSIFDSVEGRLDTITDRLSTSGEAFASLLDTRIAKLTDTTDGLTRSLTDLLDDRTSGMVSLLGGAARTLSSEFENSLSGIERTLAERGQALISEFQTRAEALDTGTQKLNAALEARARQINETLVERAREIAHTFAESKDQLSAMIDQGKTQIGADMADIVSSTSSMLEARASDFAGRMEAARHVVSRSFDSDIQRLADARVGIEEAVENHSRKLSESRDRMAAAMQADLATFAESRAGIDAAVTDQVQKLAEGRNLIARALEEDLRKVNESRAAIDASLGSHLEQLEEGRNRLAQALNEDSGKLVQARTIIDEMVAGHVGKLAEGRNILSRALEADLSKLADSRASIDGLVAGQVEKIGEGRSVLAKALETDIIGIRNLIETHSAKLAEDRGELSRSLESDLSGIRNLIEGHSVRLADDRSLLSQTLEADLAKLAEGRASIDGLVAGQVEKLAEGRDILKRALEADISTIKGAIAGHSERVAEERSQLSKALEADLQNVNSLIADHTNRLVQDRSTLSQALQDDLQNVNGIMADHQNRLVQDRSTLAKALEDDLAKLAESRSSIDGLVAGQVEKLAEGRDILKRALEADLNTIRSAIADQSQKLTDNRAEFARVLEADLENVNGLLQGHSDRLAQDRSALSKALEDDLAKLAESRSSIDGLVAGQVEKLAEGRDILKRALEADLQKLAAGRSEIDDIIAGHVGKLAEGRDMLSRALEDDLAKLVDTRKDVDRSLSGHIDQIAARSGDISASIAADVEKIEQAFNRQTGIIEERAGTMERALSTGVDNVRNVLEKSAVFVAGALREKVMEVTSVLHEQAGQAFSDADRKIAERAEQTSSALLARAEDIARAFEDADRRLHARAEDTTSALLARHDDISSSMLARAQETADQLAARASEIAGTFDAADQKLVARAVETAQSLAARAGDILRNFEGADERLSMRIGESAEALAARASDLGRIFDAADQHLISRIAEGSEALSSRASEIARIFDDADQRLVARIADSTTTIGGHAETIVGAFASTEQRVADRARQTGQELAVHAREIEQALAGADERLASNAAAAAARIEEQVSGVENRLAYTAETMGQKLSEQVSSAEAQLISRANVIAETFTAVGQHIGQSTNDAAKTIGANTRELNTMLAARSAEMSRILDETAKPLVERFAQGGSELQRSMEEVTERATEKLRSENAALVNALASRTAETLSAVEGARSTLADSVAELIGRLSTSSAQLGQLIDQAAVNLGHVEERLTGSTQSFATTTEKAAQTFASSARLVDSNTTRLTDLSSATLREVASIATKFDEHSRLLSSASDLLSSAQSNLEHTLERQSSLDDLAVGLVKKSEDLEKVMRSFENLVGQTMQNAEGRTMESAEKIRTAIAEVVESATKRFADATEEMRRTAGSIKSELDLTRAELKKGVIEMPEEAKESTSAIRRAVSEQINALKELSDIVAKSGRSGSDSSEPRSLRPAPQAPARPAEPPRRPPAQQQQQPERRAPQAPLGETTLRGTLDLERPAEAAPRREPNGRTPQGGWVRDLLTGASREEELRPAAPAEAPRPAPAQRSPLHVVESLNSLSVDIARAIDHDASIELWNRYRRGERDVFTRRLYTLKGQQTFDEIRRKYQAEAEFRAAVDRYCDDFEKLLKDVSRNDRDNIMAQTYLTSDTGKVYTMLAHASGRLH